AGGGGATGACAATTTTGGTCTCAACACCTTATATGGATGAGGCCACCCGTTGCGACCGCGTAGGACTGATCCAGGATGGGGAACTGCTACAAATTGACACGCCTACAGGGATTGTTTCGCGGTTCGACCAGCCCTTGTGGGCGGTCACGTCGGATGAGATGTATCGCCTCATGCAAAACTTACGGGAGCATCCGGCCATTAAAACAGCTTATGCCTTTGGCGACACAGTACACCTTACGGTTCAATCCGGCTTCTCTCCAGAAGGTTTATTTGCGGATTTAAGCGTTGAAAACCATCAAAACATCGAGATATTCCCGATCACCCCAACCATCGAAGACTGCTTCATTGGTCTGATGGAAACACAAAAAACTCCATGAAAGCAATCGAAGTACATGCACTCACCAAACGTTTTGGCGATTTTACCGCCGTAAATGCCATCAACTTTGAGGTGGCACAGGGGGAAATTTTTGGGTTTCTTGGGGCAAACGGAGCGGGTAAAACGACTGCAATGAAGATGCTCATTGGCCTCTCGCGGCCCACCTCCGGCGAGGCCATGGTTGCAGGTTTTGATGTCTATCGCCAAACCGAACAAATTAAACGCAACATCGGCTACATGAGCCAAAAGTTTTCACTCTACGAAGACCTGACCGTTTGGGAAAATATCCGTTTTTTTGCGGGGATTTATGGGCTTTCCGCAGTAGAAACCCGTAATAAAGCCAATGCCTTGTTCGAGCGACTAAGCTTGCATCACGAGGCGAATGCTTTGGTGGGATCCTTGCCCTTGGGCTGGAAGCAAAAACTCTCGTTCTCGTTGGCCATTTTACATGATCCGAAAATTGTCTTTCTGGATGAACCCACGGGCGGCGTAGATCCCATTACCAGGCGGCAATTTTGGGACATGATCTACGAGGCATCCGATCGGGGAATCACCGCTTTTGTCACCACCCACTATATGGACGAGGCCGAGTATTGCAACCGTGTTTCCATTATGGTGGATGGCCGGATAGATGCATTGGATACACCCAGAGCATTAAAAAGCCACTTTCGAGTAGAAACGATGGACGATGTATTCCTCCGGCTTGCCCGTAACAGCCAATTTAAAGAAGCCTAAAAACTCCATGAAACCCTTTCTTGCCTTTGTCAAAAAAGAACTCTTCCACATCCTTCGCGATCGTCGAACGCTGTTGATTTTATTTGGCTTACCCGTTATTCAGATTATCTTGTTTGGTTTTGCCATTACCAATGAAATCCGAGATGCCCAAATAGTGGTGCTAGATCGGGCAAATGATCAGACCTCGCAGGAAGTGATTCAACGCCTTACATCCTCTGGCTATTTTAAAATAAACCAGCACGTACAGACCCAAACCGAGATGGAGGCTGCCTTCCGACGGGGCGACATTAAAATGGGGATTGTATTCCCCCCGCTTTTGAACGATGCACGAATGCATGGTGGAAAAGCCCAGATCCAAATCATCGCCGATGCTTCAGACCCCAACACAGCGAATACCCTCACCGCCTACGCCAGCGCCATCATCCGGTCTTACCAACTCGAAAAAAACACAGCCCCACTCCCGATGACCATTCAAGTAGAAAACCGCATGACCTACAATCCGGAGATGCGCGGGGTGTACATGTTTGTGCCGGGGGTGATTACGCTGATCTTGATGTTGGTCTCGGCCATGCTCACCTCTATCACCATTGCGCGTGAAAAAGAAACCGGAACCATGGAAATTTTATTGGTTTCGCCACTAAATCCACCACTCATTATTGTGGGGAAGGTGATTCCATATATGGCGTTGTCTTTTATCAATACGCTCACCATTTTATGGCTGGCCAAGTTTGTATTTGGAATGCCCTTTAATGGGAGTTTATCGCTTCTTTTGGTCATTTGTCTGCTCTATATTTTCACCGCTTTGGCATTAGGCATTCTCATTTCCACCAAAGTCAAAACCATGCAGGCCGCCATGATGATCTCGGCGACAGGCTTGATGATGCCCACGGTCTTACTTTCTGGCTTCATTTTTCCAATCGAAAGTATGCCCTTGCCGCTTCAAATGGTTGCTAATCTGCTTCCTGCCAAGTGGTTTAATATTGTTATTAAAGATATAATGATTAAAGGAGTTGGACTTGCATTTATTTGGAAGTATGTAATCATCCTTGCCGGAATGACCATTGTTTTATTGACCATCAGTATCCGGAATTTTAAATCCCGCCTCGCCTAATCGCCCAAAGTCATGCGTACCATCCAATTATTGTTGCAAAAAGAATTCCTGCAAATCATCCGAAATAAGGCGATGTTGCCGATCATTTTTGTGATGCCGATTATGCAGACAATGATTCTGGCGTTTGCGGCCAATTATGAAATCAACAACCTGCGGCTACACATTGTGGACCGCGACCGATCTGCTTTTTCTCGTCAACTCACCCAGCAATTGGATGCTTCCGAGCGCTTTGTGGTGGTGTATTACGACAATGCCGCGCACTTGGCTGCCCAACACATGCAGGCCGATGAAACCGATATGACGATTGAAATTCCAGTAGGCTTCGAGAAAGACTTGGTTTCTTTGCAAAATACGCAAGTTTATTTGGGGGCAAATGCGATTAATAGTGTAAAGGCAGGAGTGGGGATGAACTATGCCGCGAGTATTATCGCCGATTATAACACGAATATCCGGCTCCGGTCCATGCCTATTGTCCCGGCTGTTCAAACAGGTTTCTTAGAAATTGCTCCCACCGAATGGTTCAACCCGAGCCGGAGCTACAAAAACTTCTTTGTTCCCGGCATTTTGGCGGTGCTGATTACGGTGATTGGCTCTATGCTAGCCAGCCTGAACATTGTCCGCGAGCGCGAACTTGGCACGATCGAACAACTAAACGTAACACCCATTCATAGATACCAGTTTATCATAGGAAAACTCATTCCTTTTTGGATCATCGGCCTCTTTGACTTGGCCTTGGGCTTGGGATTTGCAAAATTGGTTTTTGGCCTACCTACAGCGGGAAATATGCTGGCCTTATTTAGTTTTGCCGGGCTTTTCTTGTTGGCCATACTGGGATTTGGGCTTTTCCTGTCCACGTTTTCCGAAACCCAACAACAAGCCATGTTCATCTCTTGGTTTTTTATGTTGGTTTTTTTGTTGATGGGTGGTGTTTTTACGCCCATCGAGAGTATGCCTCAGTGGGCACAAGTTCTTACCTGGCTTAATCCCGTTTCGTATATGGTTCAGGTCTTACGCTTGGTCTTGCTGAAAGGAAGTGGATTTACGGATTTATGGCCATTTTTCTTTAAAATGACCGGATTTGTGATCGCCCTGAATGCTTTTGCCATGTTGAACTACCGAAAAACCACTTGATGACCACGGGTTGTAGCCAACCCAAAGTGGAAGCGCTACGATGCACTGTTATGCGGCTTCCACTCCCTAATAGAGCCTTCTTTTGCATTTGGGTAAAACAAGTCTCTACGCCATAAAACCATTTTGTTTGTACCCGTCT
This genomic window from Bacteroidetes Order II. bacterium contains:
- a CDS encoding ABC transporter ATP-binding protein, with translation MKAIEVHALTKRFGDFTAVNAINFEVAQGEIFGFLGANGAGKTTAMKMLIGLSRPTSGEAMVAGFDVYRQTEQIKRNIGYMSQKFSLYEDLTVWENIRFFAGIYGLSAVETRNKANALFERLSLHHEANALVGSLPLGWKQKLSFSLAILHDPKIVFLDEPTGGVDPITRRQFWDMIYEASDRGITAFVTTHYMDEAEYCNRVSIMVDGRIDALDTPRALKSHFRVETMDDVFLRLARNSQFKEA
- a CDS encoding ABC transporter permease, with the protein product MKPFLAFVKKELFHILRDRRTLLILFGLPVIQIILFGFAITNEIRDAQIVVLDRANDQTSQEVIQRLTSSGYFKINQHVQTQTEMEAAFRRGDIKMGIVFPPLLNDARMHGGKAQIQIIADASDPNTANTLTAYASAIIRSYQLEKNTAPLPMTIQVENRMTYNPEMRGVYMFVPGVITLILMLVSAMLTSITIAREKETGTMEILLVSPLNPPLIIVGKVIPYMALSFINTLTILWLAKFVFGMPFNGSLSLLLVICLLYIFTALALGILISTKVKTMQAAMMISATGLMMPTVLLSGFIFPIESMPLPLQMVANLLPAKWFNIVIKDIMIKGVGLAFIWKYVIILAGMTIVLLTISIRNFKSRLA
- a CDS encoding ABC transporter permease — translated: MRTIQLLLQKEFLQIIRNKAMLPIIFVMPIMQTMILAFAANYEINNLRLHIVDRDRSAFSRQLTQQLDASERFVVVYYDNAAHLAAQHMQADETDMTIEIPVGFEKDLVSLQNTQVYLGANAINSVKAGVGMNYAASIIADYNTNIRLRSMPIVPAVQTGFLEIAPTEWFNPSRSYKNFFVPGILAVLITVIGSMLASLNIVRERELGTIEQLNVTPIHRYQFIIGKLIPFWIIGLFDLALGLGFAKLVFGLPTAGNMLALFSFAGLFLLAILGFGLFLSTFSETQQQAMFISWFFMLVFLLMGGVFTPIESMPQWAQVLTWLNPVSYMVQVLRLVLLKGSGFTDLWPFFFKMTGFVIALNAFAMLNYRKTT